In Flavobacterium sp. WV_118_3, one DNA window encodes the following:
- a CDS encoding DUF3570 domain-containing protein: MKRIFITGFALLGLLRAQAQTPSDSTGYKSTKLKVDEINLVSSYYRQDGNNSAVTGGIGTEKLTDVSNTIDVKLIRYSKSGKKHTLDVEAGIDYYTSASSDMIDLQANSSASSSDIRFYPSFNYSIENEEKGNTLGFGLSSSSEFDYQSFGGNVSYSQKTKDKSGEFTAKFQAYLDQVKLIEPIELRTNGNHYGSASRNTFVGSLSYSQIINTNLQIVFLADIITQNGFLSLPFHRVYFTDGSVHQENLPGNRLKIPLAVRASYFLGDNIVIRAYYRYYTDDWDIKSHTADIEVPVKISPFFSLSPFYRFYTQSAAKYFKPYEAHTGTDDYYTSNYDLSKFDSNFFGIGMKFTPIKGVFGIKHFNTIEIRYGHYSRTTALNADIVSINLKYK; the protein is encoded by the coding sequence ATGAAAAGAATATTTATCACAGGCTTCGCCTTGTTGGGATTACTACGCGCTCAAGCACAGACACCTTCCGATTCGACGGGCTATAAAAGCACCAAATTAAAGGTAGACGAAATTAATCTGGTATCCAGTTATTACCGGCAGGATGGTAATAATTCGGCCGTTACAGGAGGTATTGGGACAGAAAAGCTAACCGATGTATCCAACACCATTGATGTAAAACTCATTCGGTACAGTAAATCCGGAAAAAAACATACGCTTGATGTAGAAGCCGGGATCGATTATTACACTTCTGCTTCATCGGATATGATTGATCTTCAAGCCAATTCATCTGCATCATCATCAGATATTCGTTTTTATCCCTCTTTTAATTACAGTATCGAAAATGAAGAAAAAGGAAACACCCTTGGCTTTGGTTTGTCGTCTTCATCGGAATTCGATTATCAATCTTTTGGAGGCAATGTGAGCTATTCCCAAAAAACAAAAGACAAAAGTGGTGAATTTACAGCCAAATTTCAGGCTTATCTGGATCAGGTAAAGTTAATCGAACCAATTGAGCTACGAACTAACGGGAATCACTATGGCTCGGCTTCGCGGAATACCTTTGTCGGTTCCCTTAGCTATTCTCAAATTATAAATACAAACCTTCAAATTGTCTTTTTAGCTGATATTATCACGCAAAATGGCTTTTTAAGTCTCCCGTTTCATCGTGTTTATTTTACGGATGGATCGGTGCATCAGGAAAACCTCCCCGGAAACCGGTTAAAAATTCCTTTGGCTGTTAGAGCCAGTTATTTTTTGGGTGATAATATCGTTATCCGGGCCTATTATCGTTATTATACCGATGACTGGGACATTAAATCCCACACAGCCGATATTGAGGTACCGGTAAAAATATCGCCTTTCTTTTCGTTAAGTCCGTTCTACAGGTTTTACACACAAAGTGCCGCTAAATATTTTAAACCCTATGAAGCGCATACAGGTACCGACGATTACTATACCAGCAACTACGATCTTTCGAAGTTTGACAGTAATTTCTTCGGAATCGGAATGAAGTTTACTCCAATTAAAGGCGTATTCGGAATTAAACATTTTAATACAATCGAAATACGTTATGGTCATTATTCCAGAACAACAGCACTAAATGCCGACATTGTGAGTATTAATCTGAAATACAAATAA